One window from the genome of Dasypus novemcinctus isolate mDasNov1 chromosome 26, mDasNov1.1.hap2, whole genome shotgun sequence encodes:
- the ARIH2 gene encoding E3 ubiquitin-protein ligase ARIH2 isoform X2 has protein sequence MLTAISCIIPMALVSHSVAKLILVNFHWQVSEILDRYKSNSAQLLVEAQVQPNPSKHVPAAHSPHHCAVCMQFVRKENLLSLACQHQFCRSCWEQHCSVLVKDGVGVGISCMAQDCPLRTPEDFVFPLLPHEELRDKYRRYLFRDYVESHYQLQLCPGADCPMVIRVQEPRARRVQCNRCNEVFCFQCRQMYHAPTDCATIRKWLTKCADDSETANYISAHTKDCPKCNICIEKNGGCNHMQCSKCKHDFCWMCLGDWKTHGSEYYECSRYKENPDIVNQSQQAQAREALKKYLFYFERWENHNKSLQLEAQTYQRIHEKIQERVMNNLGTWIDWQYLQNAAKLLAKCRYTLQYTYPYAYYMESGPRKKLFEYQQAQLEAEIENLSWKVERADSYDRGDLENQMHIAEQRRRTLLKDFHDT, from the exons ATGCTCACTGCCATCAGCTGCATCATCCCTATGGCACTG gTCTCTCATTCAGTTGCTAAACTTATATTAGTTAATTTCCACTGGCAAGTCTCTGAGATACTGGACAG ATACAAATCCAATTCTGCTCAGCTACTAGTTGAGGCTCAAGTCCAGCCCAACCCATCAAAGCAT GTCCCTGCAGCCCATTCCCCTCACCACTGTGCAGTGTGTATGCAGTTTGTGCGGAAGGAAAACCTACTCTCTCTAGCCTGTCAGCATCAGTTTTGCCGTAGCTGCTGGGAACAGCACTGCTCAGTACTTGTCAAGGATGGCGTGGGCGTGG GGATCTCTTGTATGGCTCAGGACTGCCCACTCCGAACACCAGAGGACTTTGTGTTTCCATTGCTGCCCCATGAAGAACTGAGAGACAAGTATAGGCGCTACCTCTTCAGGGATTACGTGGAG AGCCATTACCAGCTCCAGTTGTGCCCCGGTGCAGACTGCCCCATGGTTATCCGGGTACAGGAGCCCAGAGCTCGCCGAGTGCAGTGCAATCGATGCAATGAGGTCTTCTG TTTCCAGTGTCGTCAGATGTATCATGCCCCCACAGACTGCGCCACAATCCGGAAATGGCTCACGAAATGTGCAGATGACTCTGAAACCGCCAACTACATTAGTGCTCACACTAAAGAC TGTCCCAAGTGCAACATCTGCATTGAGAAGAACGGAGGCTGCAATCACATG CAATGCTCCAAGTGTAAACACG ACTTCTGCTGGATGTGTCTAGGAGATTGGAAGACCCATGGCAGTGAGTACTACGAGTGCAGTCGGTACAAGGAGAATCCCGACATTGTCAACCAGAGCCAGCAGGCCCAGGCTAGGGAGGCTCTCAAGAAGTACTTGTTCTACTTTGAGAGG TGGGAAAACCACAATAAGAGCTTACAGCTGGAGGCACAGACATACCAGCGGATTCATGAGAAGATTCAGGAGAGGGTCATGAACAACCTGGGGACATGGATCGACTGGCAGTACCTCCAGAATGCTGCCAAGCTCTTGGCCAAG TGTCGATACACCCTGCAATACACCTACCCGTATGCATACTACATGGAGTCTGGTCCCAGGAAGAAGCTG TTTGAATACCAGCAGGCTCAGCTAGAGGCTGAGATTGAAAACCTATCGTGGAAAGTGGAGCGTGCGGACAGCTATGACAGAGGG GACTTGGAGAACCAGATGCATATAGCAGAGCAGCGGAGGAGAACACTGCTGAAGGATTTCCATGACACCTAG